The following coding sequences are from one Rutidosis leptorrhynchoides isolate AG116_Rl617_1_P2 chromosome 11, CSIRO_AGI_Rlap_v1, whole genome shotgun sequence window:
- the LOC139875165 gene encoding F-box/FBD/LRR-repeat protein At1g13570-like — MTDNNAKRRFVTCTEMDRICNLAENLIDSILEKLPVVDAVRTHVLSKKWRYRWTSIRSLVLDKHFSEKFAKNGSFGHNGFIRITNYIFNYLKGPRLKLHLHIPYMFLDSFQEVNQWISSLSRDGVRELILTNSNQRYQLPYYLFHCLELRILELDNCIIKPPLEFQGFLYLEKLRLRNIEFGANLHGTIINFPQLKMLQLFECTNVYNFKIKSTKLFQLLIRSCPDATLLHLLHSKCLSEFGILIKKPIQGVERVNLASLLSNMPCVGYFVIDGYFLQFSIAENIPKWLPHPTNSLKLLYLRDFKFGDLYQLQGVLCILRNSPNLRRLDVYNQDLPNVYLDVKPTIAYLEASDCLDQTLNCLKIINIMDVERSRSLLLFIKLLLEHSPTLEKISIRPRATVDV, encoded by the exons ATGACAGATAACAATGCTAAGAGGAGGTTTGTAACTTGTACTGAAATGGATAGAATCTGTAATTTGGCAGAGAATTTGATAGACTCGATTTTAGAGAAGCTACCTGTTGTAGATGCGGTGAGGACACATGTCCTGTCAAAAAAATGGAGGTACAGATGGACCTCAATTAGGTCATTGGTTCTTGATAAACATTTCTCAGAAAAGTTTGCAAAAAATGGAAGTTTTGGTCATAATGGATTTATTAGGATCACAAACTATATCTTTAACTATCTCAAGGGTCCTCGCTTAAAGTTACATCTTCACATACCATACATGTTTCTTGATAGTTTCCAAGAAGTCAATCAATGGATTTCATCATTGTCAAGAGATGGTGTTAGAGAACTCATCCTTACAAATTCAAACCAACGTTATCAACTTCCATATTATTTATTTCATTGTCTAGAATTGAGAATCCTAGAACTTGACAACTGTATCATTAAGCCACCACTTGAGTTTCAAGGATTTCTATATCTCGAAAAACTTAGGCTTAGGAATATTGAATTTGGGGCTAACTTACATGGAACTATTATCAACTTCCCACAGCTCAAGATGTTGCAATTGTTTGAATGCACCAATGTTTACAATTTCAAGATCAAGTCTACAAAGTTGTTTCAGTTATTGATCAGGAGTTGCCCCGATGCAACTTTGCTCCACTTGTTGCATAGTAAATGTCTTAGTGAGTTTGGTATATTGATCAAAAAACCTATTCAGGGAGTTGAGAGAGTTAATTTGGCAAGCTTGTTAAGTAATATGCCATGTGTTGGGTATTTTGTTATCGACGGGTATTTTCTCCAG TTTTCCATTGCGGAAAATATTCCCAAGTGGCTTCCACACCCAACTAATAGTTTAAAGCTTCTCTACTTACGAGACTTCAAATTTGGTGATTTGTACCAACTTCAAGGTGTTTTATGTATCCTTCGGAACTCACCTAACTTGAGACGACTTGATGTGTACAATCAG GATCTTCCAAACGTGTATTTGGATGTGAAACCAACAATAGCTTATTTGGAAGCTTCTGACTGTTTGGACCAGACATTGAACTGCttgaaaattataaatataatggaTGTAGAAAGATCAAGATCCTTGTTGCTATTTATAAAGCTTTTACTTGAACATTCTCCCACTCTTGAAAAAATATCAATCCGACCACGTGCAACTGTTGATGTTTAG